One window from the genome of Streptomyces sp. NBC_01476 encodes:
- a CDS encoding DUF427 domain-containing protein, translating to MNDPAVNYPGLIVPVGHVEPVPRRVRGQVGGRTVFDTQRALYVWEWPGYPQFCVPPADLTGATLVDENRAGRLSPGPARRHALQVGADTRAGAAWVWSEGAPERLIGTARFRWEAVDAWFEEDEQVFVHPRNPYTRVDALRSNRSVRVEVDGTVLADAPNTVMVFETGLPTRYYLDRSSVDWTRLDPTDTVTACPYKGRTSGYWSFTGGEGTHEDIVWAYDFPTTAMAPIAGLVAFYNEKVDLYLDGVLQPRPAPVTRTTGAES from the coding sequence ATGAACGACCCGGCAGTGAACTATCCCGGCCTGATCGTTCCGGTCGGCCATGTCGAGCCGGTGCCGCGGCGGGTCCGCGGCCAGGTCGGCGGCCGTACCGTGTTCGACACCCAGCGCGCGCTGTACGTATGGGAGTGGCCCGGCTATCCGCAGTTCTGCGTTCCGCCGGCGGACCTGACCGGCGCGACCCTCGTCGACGAGAACCGCGCCGGGCGGCTGAGCCCCGGCCCCGCGCGCCGGCACGCCCTCCAGGTGGGCGCCGACACCCGGGCCGGCGCCGCCTGGGTCTGGTCCGAGGGCGCACCCGAACGGCTGATCGGCACCGCGCGCTTCCGCTGGGAGGCCGTCGACGCCTGGTTCGAGGAGGACGAGCAGGTGTTCGTCCACCCCCGCAACCCGTACACCCGGGTCGACGCGCTGCGGTCGAACCGGAGCGTACGGGTCGAGGTGGACGGCACGGTGCTCGCCGACGCGCCCAATACGGTCATGGTCTTCGAGACGGGACTGCCGACCCGTTACTACCTCGACCGCTCCAGCGTCGACTGGACGCGGCTCGACCCGACGGACACCGTCACCGCGTGCCCGTACAAGGGCCGCACCAGTGGCTACTGGTCCTTCACCGGCGGCGAGGGCACACACGAGGACATCGTGTGGGCGTACGACTTCCCCACCACGGCGATGGCGCCCATCGCCGGCCTGGTCGCCTTCTACAACGAGAAGGTCGACCTCTACCTGGACGGCGTGCTGCAGCCCCGGCCCGCCCCGGTCACCCGGACGACCGGAGCGGAGTCGTAG
- a CDS encoding sensor histidine kinase has protein sequence MRTMGSVITVVSVALVIAGAAAALFWLVRGRRGFGTPADRAAYATLHAASLAAPPLRDGLTAESARRAAGHLRALLGTPALAVIGDGELLAWEGPGKRHAAQAVEHARDAVRAGRPWVVPAGAIACGDIDCPVRGAVVVPLVVDGLVVGALSVYVRQVSAGLVRAAGEVAHWVISQLELAELDHSRTRMMEAELRSLRAQISPHFVYNALTAIASFVRTDPDQARELLLEFAELTRYSLRTHGQFSTLAEELHSVDSYLRLERARFGDRLRVELLIAPEVLPVAVPFLCLQPIVENAVRHGLGPKPAAGLITIRAEDAGAECRISVEDDGVGMDPEELRSLLAGETDGDSLGLGNVDERLRTVFGDEYGLVVETAPGAGTKVNVRVPKYRNGVHAS, from the coding sequence ATGCGGACCATGGGGTCGGTGATCACCGTGGTGTCCGTCGCACTGGTGATCGCGGGCGCCGCGGCGGCCCTCTTCTGGCTGGTCCGTGGCCGCCGGGGCTTCGGCACACCCGCCGACCGGGCCGCGTACGCCACCTTGCATGCCGCCTCGCTGGCCGCGCCGCCGCTGCGGGACGGACTGACCGCCGAGTCGGCGCGCCGGGCCGCCGGACACCTGAGAGCGCTGCTGGGCACACCCGCGCTGGCCGTGATCGGCGACGGCGAACTCCTCGCCTGGGAAGGCCCGGGCAAGCGGCACGCGGCGCAGGCGGTGGAACACGCGCGTGACGCGGTACGGGCCGGGCGGCCCTGGGTGGTGCCCGCGGGGGCGATCGCGTGCGGGGACATCGACTGCCCGGTGCGCGGCGCCGTCGTGGTGCCGCTGGTGGTGGACGGCCTGGTCGTCGGCGCCCTGTCGGTGTACGTACGGCAGGTGTCGGCCGGGCTGGTCCGCGCCGCAGGCGAGGTGGCCCACTGGGTCATCTCCCAGCTCGAACTCGCCGAACTGGACCACTCCAGGACCCGGATGATGGAGGCGGAACTGCGCTCCCTGCGGGCCCAAATCTCCCCGCACTTCGTCTACAACGCGCTCACCGCCATCGCGTCCTTCGTCCGTACCGACCCGGACCAGGCCCGGGAGCTGCTGCTGGAGTTCGCCGAGCTGACCCGCTACAGCCTGCGCACCCACGGTCAGTTCAGCACCCTGGCCGAGGAACTCCACTCGGTGGACAGCTACTTGCGTCTTGAACGGGCCCGCTTCGGTGACCGGCTGCGGGTGGAGCTGCTGATCGCCCCCGAAGTGCTCCCCGTCGCGGTGCCGTTCTTGTGCCTGCAGCCGATCGTGGAGAACGCGGTACGGCACGGGCTCGGTCCCAAGCCGGCCGCCGGGCTGATCACCATCAGGGCCGAGGACGCGGGCGCCGAGTGCCGGATCAGTGTGGAGGACGACGGGGTGGGCATGGATCCGGAGGAACTGCGGTCCCTGCTGGCAGGGGAGACCGACGGGGACTCGCTCGGCCTCGGCAACGTGGACGAGCGGCTGCGTACGGTCTTCGGCGACGAGTACGGCCTGGTGGTGGAGACCGCGCCGG